From a region of the Streptomyces caniferus genome:
- a CDS encoding class I SAM-dependent methyltransferase: protein MPGRTDSSAATDSPDAGPPGSDIRTARPARPTGTAPAASTARLPDDRARGGPARLLPARSPYRRQLRRIGTGRVLEIGCGTGDTLADCASGSVGVDHDPQSVARCRERGLTAYTADTFLASPHARPGAFDALLIANVLEHLDDEQVEGLLRAYVRYVRPGGGVLLITAQEAGHRAGPTPVRFTDFALLRAFAESAGLAVRRTYSHPLPRPAGMLLRSNVFVLVGQVPR, encoded by the coding sequence ATGCCCGGCCGAACCGACAGCTCCGCCGCCACCGACAGCCCCGACGCCGGGCCGCCCGGCAGCGACATCCGGACCGCCCGGCCCGCACGCCCCACGGGCACCGCGCCGGCCGCCTCCACCGCGCGGCTGCCGGACGACCGGGCACGCGGCGGCCCGGCACGGCTGCTGCCCGCCCGGTCCCCGTACCGCCGTCAGCTGCGGCGGATCGGCACCGGCCGGGTGCTGGAGATCGGCTGCGGGACCGGCGACACGCTCGCCGACTGCGCGTCCGGCAGCGTCGGCGTGGACCACGATCCGCAGTCCGTGGCCCGCTGCCGGGAACGCGGGCTGACCGCCTACACGGCCGACACCTTCCTCGCGAGCCCGCACGCCCGGCCCGGCGCCTTCGACGCGCTCTTGATCGCGAACGTCCTGGAGCACCTGGACGACGAGCAGGTCGAAGGGCTGCTGCGGGCCTACGTCCGGTACGTACGGCCCGGCGGCGGGGTGCTGCTGATCACCGCACAGGAGGCGGGGCACCGGGCCGGGCCCACCCCGGTGCGCTTCACCGACTTCGCCCTGCTGCGCGCCTTCGCCGAGTCCGCGGGCCTGGCCGTACGGCGGACGTACTCCCATCCGCTGCCGCGCCCGGCCGGGATGCTGCTGCGGTCCAATGTGTTCGTCCTGGTGGGGCAGGTGCCGCGCTAG